Within Colius striatus isolate bColStr4 chromosome 5, bColStr4.1.hap1, whole genome shotgun sequence, the genomic segment CCCTTATTATACACATTTGCTAATATTGAATTTAAGGATAATAGATGAAGAATACTGTAATGACAAACAAAGTAATAATACTGTGCTGCTTCCCATGGACATTCAtcatttcaaaatgcaaactTAACTAATTTCATTAAAACTTTACAGTTGCAATGTGCATTAAAGATACAAATTTACCAAATGGAAATGAACATAGATTAACTTATCTATTTCCAgtttaaaagaatgaaatagTGTCTGCAGTGAAATACACTCTGAGGTGCTACAAAGGATTCAGGTATCTTGAAAGTTACACAGTTCCTGGGTGAGAAGACTCCTATAGCCAGCTCCCATTTTCTGCACCCTCAACCACAGTGCTTTTGTTCTCAACGCTTCTATTTGCATCGCTCGTTTCCTCTAAAACCACTACTAAACTCGACAGAGTTGTGTGAGGATCAAGCAGTTTCAGAAGAGGTATGTCCACCTTTCTCTCTTGGAAGACACGGTTCTGAATTGTCATAGCTAACATAGAGTCTATGCCCAGCGATGACAGCGGCGTATTCATCGTCAGCTCATCCGCGCTCTGGCCGGTGAGGTCACTCACCAGCGACGTGATGTAGTCTTCAGATTTGATTAAGGCACTATCCTGGCCTGGAGTTGACTCAGAGACTTCAAGCTTGTTCCTGAATTCTTCTGACATGAGGGAGATGAAGCGACTTTTGAGGGAAGTAATCCGAGAAAAGACGTGATGCAACAAAGCTTGAAAGTTCAGCTTGATGACGGCTTGCTGCGGGTTGTTCCGAAGCAAGCTCTTCCTGAGGTACTCGTGGATTTCATGCACCTGCAGAACCTCTATGCCCTTAAATCCCAGAATGTTCTGAATATGGCTTTGATTGAGCAGCACGCCGAGGTTCAAAGCACCCCAGTTAATGGACTGGCCTGAAAGCCCACAGTTCCTCCTGTAGAGGCAGAAGGCATCCAGGAAAGAGTTTGCAGCTGCGTAGTTTGCCTGGGTGGAATTCCCCAGAAAGGAAGTAACAGAGGAGTAGCACACAAAGTAGTCAAGCTGCTGGCCTCTGGTAGCCCAATGAAGATTTAGGGTCCCTGCTACCTTGGGGCTCAGCACTTTCTGAAAGTCAGCCAGGCTCAGGACTTCAAGGTGGCCGTCGTGTAAAACGACGGCGCTCTGAAATACACCTTTGATTGGAGTCCCGGCAAAGACGGTCGCGATGGACTGGAAAGCTTTCTCCACGGCGCTGCTCAAAGTCACATCACACTGCACAAACGCCACCTTGCagcctttgtgctgctgctgcaaagcctTCAGCTCTCCTTGCTTCTCGCTGCTTGGGTTGCTCCGGGAGAGTATTGCAATGCACCCTCCTCCATTCTCAGCTATGAATTTCACCGTTTCAAAGCCCAGCCCAGTGAGCCCCCCGACTACCACGTAAACAGCGTGCTGCTTGAACAGCTGCTTCTGGGCTTCGTACAGCGGGATGTCTGACAGCACGGGGGTGTCCCTCTGCCTCCTCAGGACAGCAAGCGGGACAGACTGGCAGCTGAAATAGGACATCACACAGTTCATCCTTTCAAAGCTGCCCCTCTGCTGAAACACAGAACCTGGCAGCCGTCGAAATGGTTTCATATCCATGGAACTGACCCACGCCTGCACGGCCTTTTGCAGTTGCTTCAGAGGGGCTTTCTGGAAAATGCTGGCAAGCGTAAGCACATGGAAGCTGATGTTTTCATGATCAATTCCACCAACAGCCTGCAGACACGTGGGCTGTTGATTGCCACACACTATCACCACATCTCGGAGAAAGTGCATGTGGGACAGATCCTCCGGAGACAGTCTGTTTACTGGGGGAAGAACCACAAGGGCATGGCACATGTTTATATACTGCAGCTTCTCTGGCGTGGGCCTGGCAAGCACTGTTCTCCAGCCCATCTCTTCTGCTGCCACACAAAGGACGTGGCACAAAACTGACGACGGCTCTGTAGAAATGACACCCAGTGTTCTGCCACGTTTCCCCTTGGGTAACCGCTGAGTGAAGATCTCCCACGCCATGATAAAGTAGGACACACAAGGCACATTCTGAAAGCACGGGAACTTCTTTACCTTGAAACACACTGCTCCTGGAATCCAAACTCGGGATGATGCAGCAGCTGGGTAGCAGGAAGCCACGTGATCTCCCACTTGAAGCCTCTTCACGGCACTGCCTGTGGCTGTAACCGTGCCACTGAAATCGAGAGCTAAAAGTCCGTGCTTGTCTACTACTTGTGAATTCCAATACAGTGTGTTCCCAAAGCTGCGACTAGAAACACTGATGGGAAAATAATCTTCTGAGTGGAGACATATTTTATCCACTTGAATTTCCACGCCGTGTGCGTCAAGCTGAGGAGCAGCGCTGGTGCACAATTCTGCAGACAAGTCTTTGGCTGTGTACGGATCAGACGTGTACAAAGCGAAGGCTTCTGACTGCTGGGCAGCTCTTATGGCCTGGCCGTAGTCTGCATCGACAAAAGGTGTGCGGCAGACTTCAGCCACGTAAGTTCTTCCTTGGCTGATGCAAAGCTCTGGGTAGTCCTCACCTTTGTATTTGACAAGAACGTCTGCCAGCACTGAGATGTCCAGCGAACTGCAAGAGCTCAGGTCAATTATCTGAAATGTGATTTCTGGAACCTCAAGGACACAAGTTCTGGTCATGCCATACAATGCAAAGCCACAGCTCACGTGGTCGACGTACCTTTCTGATGTTCTGTAGGTGATCACTCGGACTGAGCAGTGGGACCTTTTCTCCCTCAGTGCCACAATAACTTGGCGATAGGCTTCACAACACTTTGCCAATTGGTCTACCCCTTGGCTTGGGACATCTTCGTTTAACTTTTGAATTCCCCACAGGAACAGAATTTCATCATAATCCTCAACCTCTGCTCTCATTTGCTTCACAGTGGGGCTTTCCAAGAGCCTTTCCCACTCTTCATACTTAACGTATCTCGAATCAGGATGCAAATACTTTTTCAGCCGCTCTGCTACCCCAAATTGGTCAGCAAACACCAGCACTCTGGGCATAGCCCCCACATGTCCAGTCGCCTGTGAAACACAGACTTCTTTCCACTTGCTCTCAAACATGAGCTCATTCTCTCGGGAAGACGCTTGCTTCATGAAAGTGATGGCCACGCGCTTCAGCTCAGCCAAAACAGTGCCACGCTTGTCCATGAAGCACCCACAGACCTCTAGGCAGTTTCCAAAGGCCTTGCTCGTTCTCATATAGATCATCATTTCTTCCTCCAGCGGTCGGAGCACCACCAGGCTGCCTATCCCTGAGGGAAAGCCCGCTCGGCACTGGAGCGTCTTTGACGTCATGACAGCGGTCATCTGCAGAAAGCAGTCGAGCAGCACTGGGTGGATACAGTAGTTGTACATCTCTCGGGCGGTCTCCTTGTTCACCTTGATGCTTGTGATCGCTTCCTTTAGTTCCTGGCAATAATGCACATCGCTGAGCTGCCTGAAGACGGAGCTGTACTGGAAGCCAACCTGAGACAGCGCTTCATAAACCTCCTCTCTGCTAACCACCCCCCTGCATCTTTGAAAGATCTCTTGGAAGGAGATGGTGCTTTCTTCCACCACAGCCTCAGCCCCCTTGGTAACTTGGCCTGCGGCGTAAACTGCGTTGGAGGAAGAGAGGATCTCAAAGGCTGTCGCTGCTTTTTGCGCACTCAGCTTGATGCTCAAGACTTGGGAACTCTGCGTGAGAACACACGGCGCAGAAAAACTGACACTCATCTGGCAAGTGCTCAGGGGCACTTTAGGACTGGAGCCACTCAGCACAGAGGCCAGACCAAGCTCCGCATACAAAGCACCAGGGACTAAAGCCACACCATTGTGCTTGTGCTCGTACAGGTACGATGTCGTGTCCTGGGACAGCAGGCAGCCAAACTCCGTGTTGTCGCTGCTTGTGCTGTAAAGCAAAAGGTGGCTGGAGCTGACGCCTCTTTGGTTTGCTTGCTGGTGGATATCCAGACAGGCCATCAGCTTCTTGCGGTCAAACTGATACCGAGGAATGGCCACGGGGATGCTCTGGTACCCATCATACAGGTGCTGCCAGCGCGGATTACATCCCAGTTCAAAGAGCTTTCCCACCAGGGTGAAGAGCGTCTGATACTCGGCATCAGTTTGCAAGGA encodes:
- the LOC133625531 gene encoding uncharacterized protein LOC133625531, coding for MKMETGDEIAIVGIGCNFPGGDGIDNFWKVLEEGKNCTVEIPPERFNAKDWYDPDDNKPGKICTTRAALLDEFNSFDNHLFGINNMEAERMDPQQKLLIECTYKALEDAGVPVEAVSGTKTGVFIGLMNRDYEIVTSRAVSEINHYDGTGTAMSIAANRVSFTFNLTGPSLAVDTACSSFLFALHYALRAIKSGDCEAAICGGVNCIIDPRTFVSLSKAKMISPEGVSKPFSKKADGYGRGEGCGVVFLKPLQKAKEDYSKIWGVINISAVNQNGRSMTPITRPSRIEQEKLLRSVYEVHVDPSAVQYVEAHGTGTAAGDPTEAESLGSVICKNRSSQVSVLKVGSVKGNIGHTESAAGAAGLIKVLLMMHHGKIVPSLHYSRETSSIDTEKLNLAIPTAVEPWEESREYGRVAGINCFGFGGTNAHVVVRQVKQLEPLPAFKRPLELVVLSAASSKSLQLSMADTAAELSTRNSVTLPSLAYTSACRRSHASYRYRKAFVTNSLQHLQREVLSAASTTVATSKAEPQLVFVFCGNGVPLRGFSEALLSSEPVFRDKCKAIEALFQKHAPISLLPARAHSPQDLLNPQLAQPLLFTLQVALASLLRHWGIEAVAAVGHSVGEVAAAHCAGYLSLADAVKVIYHRSRLQAKTAAGRMLVVGNIPVQEVAERLHPYAGQVCIAAFNSPVSCTLSGSVDSVDAVQRDLAQAFSQRDIFLHVLSVPAAYHSPSMDTILGELEESIRPLEKQQGEMEVVSTLTGAAALGSDFAEGKFWARHTREPVAFTQAIQSVARDRENVVFVEIGPQRALQRSIKETLGKGTKVFSSLQTDAEYQTLFTLVGKLFELGCNPRWQHLYDGYQSIPVAIPRYQFDRKKLMACLDIHQQANQRGVSSSHLLLYSTSSDNTEFGCLLSQDTTSYLYEHKHNGVALVPGALYAELGLASVLSGSSPKVPLSTCQMSVSFSAPCVLTQSSQVLSIKLSAQKAATAFEILSSSNAVYAAGQVTKGAEAVVEESTISFQEIFQRCRGVVSREEVYEALSQVGFQYSSVFRQLSDVHYCQELKEAITSIKVNKETAREMYNYCIHPVLLDCFLQMTAVMTSKTLQCRAGFPSGIGSLVVLRPLEEEMMIYMRTSKAFGNCLEVCGCFMDKRGTVLAELKRVAITFMKQASSRENELMFESKWKEVCVSQATGHVGAMPRVLVFADQFGVAERLKKYLHPDSRYVKYEEWERLLESPTVKQMRAEVEDYDEILFLWGIQKLNEDVPSQGVDQLAKCCEAYRQVIVALREKRSHCSVRVITYRTSERYVDHVSCGFALYGMTRTCVLEVPEITFQIIDLSSCSSLDISVLADVLVKYKGEDYPELCISQGRTYVAEVCRTPFVDADYGQAIRAAQQSEAFALYTSDPYTAKDLSAELCTSAAPQLDAHGVEIQVDKICLHSEDYFPISVSSRSFGNTLYWNSQVVDKHGLLALDFSGTVTATGSAVKRLQVGDHVASCYPAAASSRVWIPGAVCFKVKKFPCFQNVPCVSYFIMAWEIFTQRLPKGKRGRTLGVISTEPSSVLCHVLCVAAEEMGWRTVLARPTPEKLQYINMCHALVVLPPVNRLSPEDLSHMHFLRDVVIVCGNQQPTCLQAVGGIDHENISFHVLTLASIFQKAPLKQLQKAVQAWVSSMDMKPFRRLPGSVFQQRGSFERMNCVMSYFSCQSVPLAVLRRQRDTPVLSDIPLYEAQKQLFKQHAVYVVVGGLTGLGFETVKFIAENGGGCIAILSRSNPSSEKQGELKALQQQHKGCKVAFVQCDVTLSSAVEKAFQSIATVFAGTPIKGVFQSAVVLHDGHLEVLSLADFQKVLSPKVAGTLNLHWATRGQQLDYFVCYSSVTSFLGNSTQANYAAANSFLDAFCLYRRNCGLSGQSINWGALNLGVLLNQSHIQNILGFKGIEVLQVHEIHEYLRKSLLRNNPQQAVIKLNFQALLHHVFSRITSLKSRFISLMSEEFRNKLEVSESTPGQDSALIKSEDYITSLVSDLTGQSADELTMNTPLSSLGIDSMLAMTIQNRVFQERKVDIPLLKLLDPHTTLSSLVVVLEETSDANRSVENKSTVVEGAENGSWL